TACCCAGTAGCTAAGTGGCGTATACGCGATCAGACCAAGCAAAAGTGCGGGAATAAAACCGGCGATCATGCCGAATTGCCGCACTTTTTTGGCGTCGATGTGATGAAAATTCAGCACAATCTGATGAATATATGTAAAAAAGCTCAATACCAGCTGTAGCAAGCTGCTGGCAATGGCAAACGCTGAGATTGCCAGCGCGATACCTTCTGTTTTACCAAGGGCGATGTTGATCGCTGGTCCAATCAGCATCGCGACAAAGGAAGAGAACAGCAGCGGTTTGTAAAAGGTAAACACATCTCCACGCGTTCGCACATGATGCTGTTCCAGCTGTACTGGCATGCGCTTCGCAATATTGCGACCTTCACTGTAGCTGACAATCGCTTCAATAATCATACCGACGAGGAAGATGATCGCTCCAACCGTCCCACTGTTCACCCGATCGGTAGCAATGAAAAACAGCGATAACGCGTACATACCTGCCAGTCGAAAACCCATGCCGATCGTTAGCCATTTGGTTCGGTTATTTGTAATAATAATGCCTTGATAAATATTGCGGATCACCGAGAAAATACTGACATACATCAGCACCCCATACACGCCCACCACATGTGGCACCAGCTTATCCTCAACCCCGAATACATGCCTGAAAATGAGCGCTCCAACTGGCGTATACACAATCAATCCGCCAATCGCCAGCACAAATGCGAGAAAGATCCACGTAACCCCAGTTAAGGCGGCAAACGATTTGCGATCGCGCACCAGCGCCGAACACGTTTGCCGCAGCAGCGTAGATGGACGCTCCGTAATCGTCACTAGACTCATTGCTAGCGCATAACTGGCAATCACTACCTCAGCATCAGCAGCAAACGCTAATGTGCGGTTAATAATGACATGCGAAATCGTAACAAGCGAGGCAGACAGCCCCATAGGAATAAAAAAAGCCAACAACCGTCTCCATGAGAGCGGTACCTGATCCGACGACATACACCCGATTCTCCTTTGAAATCCTGTCCCTTTGTTCACGTTTTGAACGACGTTGTACCGTACAGGCTGCTATAGTATGCCAACCAGTATACCATAGCATTTCGCACAGTCCGTATGAAATTGCACCATCATAGTATTCGTTTGGAACAAATGAACACAAATATGACATACAATTTAGAAAAATTGCGTTTGTGAAACATTTCAGGTTACTCCTTTTTTGCGTTGAAAAGACAACTGGTTTATCATGTTTATGTTATCTTTTTTCTGAATAATGTGGGTTTGAAGACAGGAACCAACATGAAGCATACAAGGTCTATAAAATACTGGAAAATGCAGTTGTGGCGCGCTGTGATGGATCACACTGCTACGTTGTGAGGGTGCAAAATATGATGTATGATAATGAGGATAGGTTCAACAGACAACCACGTGGAGGCAGCCCATTGAATGATATGATGCAAAGTCGTTACCCGTTTCCCCGCAATGCCATCTCGCTGATGAAGCGGGTGTATAAGTATGGATTGCCGGAGGTACGCCGGGAGCTGGATGAGTGGCGCAAACGGGCAGAGCAGATGCCAGATGCCGAACTCAGGAAACAGGCGCTTGCAAGTATCGCTACCAAGCAGTTTCACTGTGAGGGAGGGGCCATCTATGCGGTGGCCAACATTTCGCAGCGCCATATTTTGCTGCCGCTCATCGTCGCTTTCCAGACGATCAGCGATTATCTTGATAATCTGTGCGACCGCAGCACCTCTATGGATGCAGCGGATTTTCGTCTGCTGCACCAATCAATGCTGGATGCTGTAACACCGGATGCACAGCCGGTCAATTATTATGCACTGCGTACGGAGCAGGAAGATGGCGGTTATCTGGAAGCGCTTGTGCGCACATGTCAGCACAATGTTCGTCAGCTTCCCGATTATACAGTCGTGTTTCCGTATGTGCGCGATCTGGTGTCATTGTATTGTGACCTACAGGTACACAAGCATATTGCGCCGGAATTGCGTGAGAACGCGCTACTGAACTGGTGGGAAGAGAACAAACATCGCACACCGCATTTGCAGTGGAATGAATTTGCAGCTGCAACCGGCTCGACACTCGGCATGTTTATGCTGTTTTTGGCAGCGAGTGGCTTCCAGATGGACGATGCCGGAGCCAAAAAGGTATACGATGCTTATTTTCCTCATGTATGCTGTCTGCATATTATGCTGGACTATGTGATTGATCAGGAGGAAGACCGTCGCGGCGGTGATCTGAACTTCTGCAATTACTATGATTCGCCGGAAACGATGTATCGACGGATTGAGCAGATTGTGGACTGGGCGCGTAGGGATGTAGAGCAGATTGCCGGAACTTCCTTTCATCGCATGATCATCGAAGGGCTGGTTGCCCTGTATTTATCCGATCCGAAGGTAAGTGAGCAGCAAGAAGTGCGAACCGTCTCCAGAAGGCTGATGCGCAAAGGGCCTTTAACTAGAGTCTTTTTCATGGTGAACAGCCGCTGGATTCGCAAGTATATGTATTGAACACAAACAAGGGGGACATCAGAATGTCAGCAACAGAATCAGCAGTTAAGAAAATTGCCGTTTTGACCAGTGGAGGCGACTCCCAGGGCATGAACGCAGCGGTACGTGCCGTTGTGCGCAGCGGTCTGTATTACGGTCTGGAAGTGTGCGGAATTCAGCGCGGTTACCAAGGCCTACTCAATGAGGATATTTTCCCGATGGATCTTCGCAGCGTCGGCGATATTATTCAACGCGGAGGAACCGTATTGCAGTCGGCACGATGTAAAGAGTTTATGACACTGGAAGGTCAGCAAAAAGGTGCAGATATTCTGCGCAAGCACGGAATCGACGGTCTGGTTGTTATCGGTGGCGACGGTTCTTACCAAGGTGCCAACAAGCTGAGCAAGCTGGGTATCAACACGATGGGTCTGCCGGGCACGATTGATAACGACATTTCCTATACTGATTATACGATCGGCTTCGATACCTCCGTAGGGGTAGTCGTAGATGCGATCAACAAATTGCGTGACACGATGTCCTCCCATGAACGTGTATCTATCGTTGAAGTAATGGGTCGTCATTGCGGCGATATCGCTCTGCATGCAGGTCTGGCGTCCGGCGCGGAATCGATTCTCGTTCCAGAAGTACCATTTGATCTGAAAGAAATCGCAGACCGTATGCACAATAACTTCGCTTGCGGTAAACGTCATAGTATTATTATCGTAGCCGAAGGCGCAGGACGCGGGGAAGATGTAGCTGAACAGCTGCACCTGCAATACCCAAGCCTCGAACCGCGCGTTACGGTATTGGGTCACATTCAACGCGGCGGTACACCAACTCCGCGCGACCGCAACCTGGCAAGCCGTCTAGGTGACTTTGCTGTTCGCATGCTGATTCAAGGCGAATCGGATAAAGCTTGCGGTCTGATCAAAGGCGAGCTGACATTGACGGATATTGATAAAGTCGTAAATACGAAAAAAGACTTTGACCATGCTACGTATGAGCTGGCATTGCGTCTATCGCAATAATAGGTTGCACGCAAACAGAGTTCATCAGTCATAGATGAATTTGAAAAGGTGCAAATGCACAAAAAGCACGTACCTATCGGTTACTATTACCGAAAGGTACGTGCTTTTTGCTATCATTATACAATGATTTTTATTACATCAAACAACCTTTTAAGTATCATTTCCATAAAAAAGTTGGAATAAATCGGTAATTTTTCGTCCAAACGTTAGAACATAACTGCAAAGTATTGTACTATAGTGTAGAAGGGTGCAAGACAATTAATTCAATTACCTAGGGTGATGAGAAACCGTAAAGGGGGACACCACACATTGGCGAGAGAAAAAGGTGCAAAAGGAAAGGAGAGCCGATTACGTTTATTACATGCTGCTGCTAAGCAATTTGCAGCCCATGGCTTTCACGCAACCAAAGTCAGTGCAATCGTATCGGAGGCCAAATTATCCCAACCGGCATTTTATTTGTATTTTGAAAGCAAGGATGCCGTATTTGAGGAACTGGTGGACATGTTCCGCTCCAATCTTCAAGAAGTGATCAATAACAGTCAATTGCCAGAGCAACCTGCGGCGAGGCATAGCGCATTGGATCAGCTCTGCCATACGATTCAATCAATGTTTGAATTTTTCTACAGTCATCCCGATTTGACCCGGATCGGATTCTACCTGTCACCGGATGCCGATGACATCAAGATGGAATTGGTGCAGGGCATTGAAAAGATGCTGCGTGTTGAACAGCGTAACGATCATTTTGCCAGTGAGATTCCGATGAATCTGGTAGCGGAATGCCTAGTAGGTACCATTGAGCGTATCGTATTTACCCAGCTGCTGCCGGGCACGATCAGTGCAGAACAACTGGCGATCAATATCGTACAGCTGTATGTATCCGGTCTGGCGCGTAAGCAAAGCAAAGTATAACAACCGGGAGGACATACTGGAATGATTAGCGTCGGTTTGACGGGATGGGGGGATCATGATTCTCTCTATCTCACCAAAGAGGCAACCAAAAACAAGTTGCCTGTATACAGCAGCCTGTTTCCTGTGGTGGAAGTGGACAGTTCCTTTTATGCGATTCAATCCAAGCATAATATGGAGAAATGGACGCAGGAAACGCCGGATTCCTTCCGTTTTCTGGTCAAAGCCTATCAGGGCATGACCGGACATACACGCGGCAAAATTCCATACGATTCCGAAGAGGAGATGTACCGTGCCTTTCGGTTGTCCATCAGCACTATGGAAGAAGCAGGCAAGCTGCTGGCGGCGTTGTTCCAGTTTCCGCCTTGGTTTGATTGTAATCGTGAAAATGTAAACACCTTGCGTAATGTGCGACGCTGGATGGGGGATGTGCCATGCGCGCTGGAATTCCGCCATCAGAGCTGGTTTACTCCGCAAATGCGGGACAAGACGCTACATTTTATGCGAGAAGCCAATTGGATTCATAGTGTGTGTGACGAGCCGCAAGCAGGTGTTGGCTCGGTGCCGATTGTTGAGCAGGCAACCCATTCCGATCTGACCGTTGTGCGTATGCATGGTCGTAATGAATCCGGTTGGAATGCGTCTGGTCAACCAAACTGGCGTGAAGTCCGCTATCTGTATCGGTATAATGAGCAGGAGCTGACGGAGTGGGCAGAGCGGTTAAAGCGACTGGAACAGCAATCCGGCGAAGTGTGCGTGATTTTTAACAATAACTCCGCTGGTGATGCCGCTGATAATGCGCGTCAACTGATGGAGCTTTTGGGACAATCCGTGCCAGAGATTCCGAAGGAAAAAGAACCCGAAGTTCAGCAGGTTGATCTATTTGATCTGTAAGGCTTCCCAATTTAATAGTTTGCATGATGTGTGGTGTGCTGATGTACACTGGAATGAAGTGCAGCATATAACAAACAGTCAGCCCTTGTACAAAACGGGGCTGACTGTTTGTTTTGCATGTAAATTGAAATAACACATATCAATCGTCTTTCTGAATTGTCTGTTTTGAAAACAATGCTCTAAGTTCACATACTGTACAGAGTCAATGGATCATGCAGAATCCTATTCGTGTACAGATTAGGGCGTTCTATAACCAAGTGTACGATTAAACTAGCTTCTTCTGCATATCTCCGCTCTCGGCAGCACGCATATGTCTGAACTTTCGCTGTACCCATAGCAATCGCCATAACAGCGTAACTGCGCCACAGGCTAGCCCAGTACTCAACCCAACCCAGTACCCGTAAGCCCCCAGCGACGTATACGCCGCCAGTACATAACCAACTGGCAGTCCAATAACCCAGTACGACAAAAATGTCAGGAAAAAGGCAGGATTCACATCTTTATATCCACGTAGCGATCCTTGTACCGGTGCAGCAATCGCATCCGACAATTGATAAAAGCTCGCATAGATCATAAAATGTGCAATCAACTCAATTAAGACGGGATCAGACGAATATAGCGCCGATACATCGTACCGGAATAGCAGCAAAATAACGGCTGTACATACTGACAGTCCAATCGCTGTACCGATCCCAAGCATACTATACTGCCGCGCATCCTTTTGCCGTCCGGCACCCACTTCATAACCTACAACAATCGTTAACGCTGTACAAATGCTCAGCGGAATCATATACAGCGTAGAAGCAAAGTTTTGTGCTGCCTGATGGGCAGCGATAGTCATCGTATCGTAACGGCTCATCAACAATGTCACTCCAGCAAAGATCGCTGTTTCAAAAAAGATAGCAAAGCCCATCGGCACGCCTAACTTTAACAATTCCGCCCATTTAGCAGCAGAAGGAGCAGACCAGCGGCTGAGTAAATGATCTTCACGAAAAGGCTCTGCTGTCCGTACGACAATAAGCGCGATGATCAGAATACACCAGTAGGTAATCGCTGAAGCAACACCTGCGCCAACGCCGCCGAGTCGAGGAAAGCCCCAGTTACCAAAAATCAGCAAATAGTTCAATCCGACATTGATCGGCAAGGAACATAGCGTAATCATCATCGAAAAGCGCGTTTGTCCTAGTGCATCGATATATCCACGCAACACCGTATAAGCAAATAACGGCACAATACCCACTGACAAAGCCGCCAGAAAATGCAGAGCCACCTCATGCACTTTGGCTTCCAAATTCATCGCCTGCAATATGCCGGGAACAAGTAGCACACCGGCTCCTAGTACGAGCAGCGCAAGAACGAAGGAGAGCAGTAGCGCCTGCATCACATTGTAGCTTACCTGCTTCCGCTCACCACCGCCGATCAGATGCGAAATCGTTGGCGTAATCGCCACCAGAATCCCGCTAAGCCCAGCTTGCAGTGGAATCCAAAGGCTAGACCCAATCGCTACACCAGCAAGATCCTCGGCACTGGCATGACCAGACATATTCGTATCAAAAAAGCTGATCATCGACAGAGCAATTTGCGTAATCAACACGGGGAACAGAATTTTCAGAAATTGTATGTACTTTTGCGATAATGTAGAGGTTGGAATCATCATCAATCAGCCCTTATCTAGTTTACTTCGTTAGTGTACAACCTTACATCATATGCAAGATTGCACGTCAAGGATACATTGTACAGGATGAACAAAGCATTGAATAGTCATATTGGCATCGAGCATACAAACAACCCCCGGATCAAACCGCATCCGGGGGTTATACATCATCAAAAGTGATTCAACGCTCAATCGTACCCACACTTGCTAAGAGCAGTCGAGCAGTCGAGCAGTCGAGCAGTCGAGCAGTCGAGCAGTCGAGCAGTCGAGCAGTCGAGCAGTCGAGCAGTCGAGCAGTCGAGCAGTCGAGCAGTCGAGCAGTCGAGCAGTCGAGCAGTCGTTAGAAGCTCGCATTCTCGGTATAGCGGTTGGTCGCATTCCAGAGCAGATACTCATCCACACCTTCATCCTTCATTGCACGGATCTGATCATCGACCTGCTTTTTGCCATATTGCACATAATGACCACTGCCGAGCCAGCTGGCGGTAAAGTCTTGAATCCATGGGCGAATGATCGGTTTTTCCTCACCAAGCGGATTCAGCTTTTTGTGCGTATCGACCAGTGAGCCTTTGATCGTAGCGTATGGATTTGTATCCGGGTTAGTCACGCCGAACCAGCCTGTGGTGTAGTGACTTGGATAGATCATTGGGCTAATCACATCGACATTTTCAGAGATTTTGGCAAAATCCTGTCCAATCCCCTCAGCAGCTGGTACGGAAGCAGCATATCCGAAAATATCTACCGATACGCGTACGCCCAGTGGAGCCAGCTCTTTGCGTGCATACTGTACAAATTCAGCGATGACATCGACGCGTGACTCATCTTTGTCCTTGGTGAATTTCAACTCTTTTTCGTGATTTTCAAAGCCTTCGGGGAAGCGTACATAGTCAAATTGGATTTCCTTGAATCCTTTGGCAGCCGCTTCCTTGGCAAGTTCAATATTGTAATCCCACACTTCTTTTTTGTATGGGTTCACAAAGCTGTCGCCTTTGCCGTTCGTCCATACCTGACCGTTACTTTTCACAAATGACAGCTCAGGATGCTTTTTGGCGAGCACTGTGTCTTTAAACACAACGATCCGAGCGATCGGATATACATCATGCTTTTTCAGACGCGTCATCAGCTTATCGATATTGCCGATGAAGTTCTGCGGGCTACCCAGCTTTTGCAGATCATTGTTTTCCGTTTTGTACGTTATGTACCCGGCATCATCCTTCAGGTCAATAACCATGGCATTCAGCTCGGTTTTGTCCAGAAGATTGAGCAGCTTCTCCATGCGAGAGCCGCCTGCGCTGTAGGCTGTTACATAGATGCCCTTCACGACTGGTGCATCTGGCTGTGGATCAATCTTCGCTGGCGGATTGTCTGCATCCACCTCAGTTTGATCCATCTGGCTTTGAATCGCTACCCGGTTCAGCATTGATTGCAGCGATGCGGTTTGTGTGTTCTGTGCCTGAGCCTGCTGATCACCGCCTAGAGCGGTGGACGCCAGCAGCATAAGCGTCCACAAAATATCCATGTCATTAACCCTCATCTCTTATGTATGATTTTTACAAAAGTGGCATTTGCCCTGATTATAACCCAACGTTCATGCAGCAGAGGATACAGTATTGTTACCTGCTAACGCTTTATACACATCCACACTTGAAAAGTTGCGGATGTAGTAACAACAAGTAGGAACAATCCATATAGTAGCACTCGGCGGACGCAAGAATACGGATAGTCGTTTAGATAGCAAACGTACTATTCGTGTTCTATTATGTATGGCTGCATGACTCAAACAAAGGGAATAATGACAATGCCCATCCTATGTATTTAAACTGTCTCATAATCCGCTAAACATGGCAAATACAGGTTGATGAATAAAGTGGCAGCAGAGAGGGGCTGACAATGGTGAAAAGAGTGGGCATACGGAGGCACTATAAGCAAAATGCCGCTTACGTTCGTTTCCATAAAGGAGAGAACGTAAGCGGCATTTATACCTAGCGTTATTTTCGTGAAGCATTGCATGTAAAGACAGTATAGCCGTGTGCATTATTGCAGTAACTGTTGATCTTGATTTTCGCAGATACTGTACTGAATAATTTCCAGTGCATCATTTGGTTCCAAAATACGCAACCCGTCACGCAGTACAATAAGTGAATTGAGTTCCTGCTGTTTTAGGGAAGGCATCATATCCGGGAAACATTTCAAGACAATTTGTGACAATTTAACCTTTTCCATTTCCACAATAATCATCCTTTCCTATCCTGGAATCATTTCGCTTAACAGAAGAAATCATTCTTACGGGAGCTTAGGAAAAGCATGTTGTGCTTTAGGGACTGGAGAACGTGCACAAACTTCAATTATTACTTGATGCGGCGGCGTGTAATAATTTTACTATATATAACGACAAAATGCGACTTTCAGTGAATAGCTGCAAAGCAAACGGTACAAATCTTTTTTGAGGATCAGCTTTTGCGGAATGAACCCATGATACCGATGGTTTCCACCATATTGACGAATGCGTTCGGATCGGTTTCTTTAATAATCCGGCGCAGTTCTGTCAGCTCATAGCGGGTTGTAACGGTCATCAGCATATCTTTGGATTCATTGGAAAAGGCGCCTTCCGCCTTAATCAGCGTCACTCCGCGTTGCAGAGGCATAAGATGTTCCAGCAATTCCTCTGTCCGGTTGGATACGATGAACAGAGTGACTTTGACATGATTGACGTGAATGAGATCGACGACCTTACCGCCCAAATAAATACAGACCATAGAAGCAAGCGCGATATTCCAGTCATCCGACAGATACCCCATCGCCAAAATGACGAGACCGTTCAAACCAACAATAACGTTGCCGACCGGAAAGTCGCGATAGCGCGTAATGATCGAGCCGAGAATATCGAAGCCTCCGGTTGAACCGCCTGCACGAAACGAAATACCGACGCCGATACCGATCAGCACGCCGCCAAATACGGAGGAAATAAGCAGGTCTTTTGCAATAATGGTAGTCGGTATAACAGTCATTAACCAGGTTGTGGCTGCAACCGACACGATACTTAGGAAAATATATCGTTTGCCGAGCATAAACCAGCCGGCAATCAGCAGCGGAATGTTATAGACGAAGTACAGCATACTGATGTTAAGCGGCGTAAAATAGCCCGTTAACATAGCAAGACCTGACACCCCGCCGCTCAGCAATTGATGGGGAATCAGGAACAGGTTGAACGCAGCTGCTGTGAAAATGGAGCCGATTAGCACTCCAAGCAGCGGCATTGATTTTTTTAACATGTGGTCACCTCTAGTGTAGTTAGTAAGTTATGGAAAGTATATGAAACCCAAAATGGAAAGTTTCTTTCGCAATCGTAATTATATTATGAATCAGCTAGTCATGCCTGTGTATTTTGTGATATAATGATTTAGATATTCTTGAGTAGGGATGTTTTGCTGAATAACATTCAGATTTTAATAAATGCAAGACGGGTTTATTTCATCATAGAGAGTATTGAATAACCCTTTTTATTCAACTTTAATCGCACCAGGCATTGAAACAGATGCTCTAAAAGTGATCGGACTTATTCAATAATCAACACCAGCTAACGGATATGGTGGTCTGTGAGACCTCCTGATATGCAGCTATATGCTACTCAATTGCTACTTAAGAATACAAACAAGTTAGTGGATTGTCCACCATCATAGAAGGAGTTTGAATATTTTGACAAAATTTGTAGACTTTGGTTTAGATGAAAAAGTACTGAAAGCGATTATGGAACTGGGTTTTGAGGAAGCAACTCCGATCCAATCCCAATCCATCCCAGTCGCAATGGGCGGAAGTGACCTGATCGGTCAAGCACAAACTGGTACGGGTAAAACAGCAGCATTCAGTATCCCTATTATTAACAAGGTAGAACGTTCGGACGAAAAAATTAGAGCATTGGTTATGGCTCCTACTCGCGAGCTGGCGATCCAGGTTGCTGAGGAAATCGAAAAACTGGCACGCTTCAAAGGCATTCGCTCGTTGCCAATCTACGGTGGTCAAGAGATCGGTCGTCAGATTCGTGCACTGAAAAAGAAACCACAAATCATTATCGGTACACCAGGTCGTTTGCTTGACCACATCAACCGCAAAACGATCAAACTGGAAGACGTACAATACGTTGTACTGGATGAAGCGGACGAAATGCTGGACATGGGTTTCATGGAAGACATTCAGTCTATCCTGAAACAAGTACCGGATGAGCGTCAAACGATGCTGTTCTCCGCAACAATGCCGCCAAACATCCAACGTCTGGCGAACCAATTCCTGAAAGAGCCACAACACGTATCGGTTATTCCGAAACAAATCAGCGCTCCTCTGATCGACCAATCCTATATCGAAGTGAACGAGCGCCAGAAGTTTGATGCTCTGTCCCGTCTGATCGATATGGAATCACCAGAACTGGCTATCGTATTCGGTCGTACAAAACGTCGTGTTGACGAACTGGCAGAAGCCCTGCAAAAACGCGGTTATTCCGCAGACGGACTGCACGGTGACCTGTCCCAGAACCAACGCGATAACGTAATGCGTAAATTCCGCGATGGCAGCATCGATGTACTCGTTGCAACAGACGTAGCAGCTCGTGGTTTGGACGTTTCCGGCGTAACTCACGTTGTAAACTTTGACCTTCCACAAGATCCAGAGAGCTATGTTCACCGTATCGGTCGTACAGGTCGTGCTGGTAAAGAAGGCGCAGCATACTCGTTCGTAACTCCACGTGAGATCGATCACCTGCACTTCATCGAGCGTGTAACGCGTCACAAAATCACTCGTAAGCCTCTGCCATCCCTGGCTGAAGCGATCGAAGGTAAACAACGCATTACAGCTGAGCGCCTGCTGGAGCTGGTTCAAGACGATACTGCTCCTTTGAACGAATACAAAGGGATTGCGATTCAATTGCTGGAAAGCTATGATTCCGTAAACCTGCTGGCAGCTGCAATCAAATTGCTGACAGGCGAGAAAAAGGATGCTCAGATCGATCTGACTCCAGAAGAGCCAATCCGTGCAAAACGTCGCAGACCAGACGTTCGTTCCGGTGGACGCAAACCATCCGGTAACTACAACCGTAACGGCAATGGCGGCGGTGGTGGCGGATACCGTGGTAACCGCGATAACAACCGTGGTGGTTACAGCAGTGGCGGCGGCGGTGGATACCGTGGCAACCGCGATGGTAACAGCAACGGCAACCGTGAAGGCGGACGCAGCGGCGAGTACTCCCGCGACCGCAGACCACGCAGCAACAATGGCGGCGAAAACCGTCGTCCATCGAGCAGCAACCGTTCTGATTCCCCAGAATAATAGTTTATTTTGCAATAGATGATTGACCGGTGAATAACCGGGATCTTTAATACAATAACATGATGGCAGGACAACAAAGGCTACCGAATATTCGGTAGCCTTTTTTTTGCATAGGATGGTATGACAAGATTATTTAATGGAAGTTGGGGATACAGAGGTCACCCCCTATCTATCCTGTATATTATAGATCTCTGGAAGCGCCGATATTTCCATAAGTGGGGCGAGTAGCTAAGATTTGCTTGAATCGGCGTATAAATAAGTCGGATGAACGGGAGACTGGATAATCGGTGGAGCGAACCGACCATAGATAAGAATCTCCTCGATCCGGTAATTGCAGCGGAATTGTAACCATTTCTTTGTGAAAGGATGTGCCATAGGCATGTAGCGAGTGAAGCGTACC
The DNA window shown above is from Paenibacillus sp. JQZ6Y-1 and carries:
- a CDS encoding DEAD/DEAH box helicase; amino-acid sequence: MTKFVDFGLDEKVLKAIMELGFEEATPIQSQSIPVAMGGSDLIGQAQTGTGKTAAFSIPIINKVERSDEKIRALVMAPTRELAIQVAEEIEKLARFKGIRSLPIYGGQEIGRQIRALKKKPQIIIGTPGRLLDHINRKTIKLEDVQYVVLDEADEMLDMGFMEDIQSILKQVPDERQTMLFSATMPPNIQRLANQFLKEPQHVSVIPKQISAPLIDQSYIEVNERQKFDALSRLIDMESPELAIVFGRTKRRVDELAEALQKRGYSADGLHGDLSQNQRDNVMRKFRDGSIDVLVATDVAARGLDVSGVTHVVNFDLPQDPESYVHRIGRTGRAGKEGAAYSFVTPREIDHLHFIERVTRHKITRKPLPSLAEAIEGKQRITAERLLELVQDDTAPLNEYKGIAIQLLESYDSVNLLAAAIKLLTGEKKDAQIDLTPEEPIRAKRRRPDVRSGGRKPSGNYNRNGNGGGGGGYRGNRDNNRGGYSSGGGGGYRGNRDGNSNGNREGGRSGEYSRDRRPRSNNGGENRRPSSSNRSDSPE